The DNA region GACGGTCGAGGAGAAGGTCGGCGAAACGGTCGAGAAATCAGTCGAGGAGACCGTCGGCGACACGGTGGAACAGACGGTCGGCGAGACGGTCGACGAAACCGTCAGCGAAGCCGTCGAAGCGAAGGTCGACGAGACGGTCAGCGAGACGGTCGAGGAAACCGTCGGCGAAACGGTCGAGGAGACCGTCGAGAAGTCCGTCGAAGAGACCGTCGAGAAGTCCGTCGAGGAGAAAGTCGGAGAGACGGTCGAGAAGACCGTCGAAGAAACAGTCGGCGAAACGGTCGAGGAGACTGTCGAGGATACCGTCGAGGAGACTGTCGAAGATACCGTCGAGGAGACTGTCGAAGATACCGTCGAGGAGACTGTCGAAGATACCGTCGAGGAGACTGTCGAAGATACCGTCGAGGAGACGCTGGAAGAACAGCTGGAGGACGGCGAGACCGACGCCGACGGAACCGAGGCCGACGAAACTGACGACGACGAACCCGACGGCGAGGGGAACTGATGGTCGACCCGCTCCTCGTCGTCGGCGTACTCGTCTCGATGTTCGTCGCCTACAACATCGGCGGGTCGACGACCGGTCCGGCGTTCGGGCCGGCCGTGGGCGCCGACGCCATCTCGAAGACGGCGGCGGCGGCGCTGATGGGCGTGTTCTTCTTCGTGGGCGCCTGGACGATCGGCCGCAACGTCGTGACGAAGCTCGGGACGGAGCTGGTCACCGACCCCGCCGTGTTCACGCTCGAATCGTCGATCGCCGTCCTGTTTTTCATCGGGGTCGCGCTGCTGGTCGGGAACGTCTTCGGCGTCCCGGCCTCGACCTCGATGACCGCGGTCGGCGCGATCGCCGGCCTCGCGTTCGCCGGCGGCGTGCTCGACATGGCCGTCATGGGGGAGATCGTCACCTGGTGGATCGTCTCGCCGATCATCGGCTTCTGGGTCTCGCTGATCGTCGGCCGGTACTTCTACGCCCGGCTCAACCGGCTGGTGGCGATGGAGCGCAGCGAGGGGCCGCTGCTGGACGTCGACCGCTCCGGGCTCGTCCCGTCGGTGAGCGTCCACCGGACGACCAACCGTCGCGAGCTGGTCGGGACGGTCACGGTCGTCGCGATCGGCTGTCTGATGGCCTTCAGCTCCGGCACGTCCAACATCGCCAACGCCGTCGCGCCGCTGGTCGGGAGCGACGCGCTGGCGATGGATCCCGCGATCATCCTGGGCGGGGTCGCCGTCACCATCGGCGCGTTCACCATCGCGCGGCGGACCCTGGAGACGATGGGCAGCGACATCACGGAGCTGCCGCTGACGGCCGCGATCGTCGTCGCAACGGTCAGCTCGGCGCTGGTCGTCTTCCTCTCGGCGCTGGGTATCCCCGCGAGTTTCGTCATCATCGCGACGGTGAGCATCATCGGTCTCGGGTGGGGCCGGGCGACCCGCCCGGTGACCGTCCCGGAGGCCGTCTCCGCTGAGGAGACCCCGCCGGTCACCGTCGACGCGCTGGCCGCCGACGAACCCGGCGAGGAGCTGCCCCCCATCGGCGAGGAGGACTCCGAGGACATCCCCGAACCCGGCGACCTGTTCAACCCCGCGACGACCGCCCGCGTCGTCCTGATGCAGAACGTCGTGCCGGCCATCGCGACGCTGGGCGCGTACCTCACCTTCCGGTTCGTCCCGGTGTTCGGGTTCTGACGGCCCGCGACCGGTCGACTCGTGCAGGTCGTCCCCGACGGCGCCCGCGTCGACGACGGATCGTTCCCACCCGACCCCGGTAGCCCGCTCTTCTGCTCGGTCGGTATCCCCCGACCGGACCGCCGGTTACGGTCGACCCACGTCGCGTTCAGCCGGTCGCCCGGGCGGGCCAGCCGCGTCCGTCGGGCGGACCGACGGGACCGAGTCGGCCGGCGTGGACCGGTGGCTGACCGCGTCGGCGACCCAGACGTCCGCTTCCGGGTTCTGGAACGGTTCGACGACGAGGCGACCGTCGAGACGGGCCGTCTGGAGGAGTCCGCCCGCCGCAGGGCGACTCGTTCCGCCCAGGACCATCATCGCGTCGATCAGGAGGTGTCGCGGGACGGGTGGCGGCGGGTCGTCCGGGGCCGCGCCCTTGGTGGCCGCCAAGTCGGCGGCGATGACTTCGACGTACCGAGCGGGGTCGCGGACGCCGCCGAGCGTCCGGTGCCAGTGGGCGGGGTAGACGCTCACTCGATCGGCCCCGACCTCGTAGAGAGCGTCCGGAATCCAGAGGTCGAGGTCGGTGATGCGACCGTCGAGGATCCGTTCGAACCGCTCGACGGTGTACGGCGCTCGTGGCCCGAGCCGATCCAACAACTCGGTTACGTACCCTCTGACGACAGTCCGCGGAACACCGGGTCCCGCTACCCCGTGGAAGCGCTCGATGACGTCGACCACGTCGGTCGGATAGAGGTACCGGCCCCTGCGAACCAACTCGTCGTGGATCCGCGGCTGTAGCTGGTCGCTCATGACAGGAGTCACTTCGTCCACCAGCGGCATAAGTTGCCGCGTCGGTCGCGCCTCCGACTCGCGGAACGCCCAGGGTGGCGCGACCGACCGGCCGAACCGCCACGAATCGGAGAGGCGCGTGATTCGGGCGCTCCAGGCACTCAGCATCCGAAATTCCAAGAGGGTAGTCGGGATCGTCCCTCGATGTTCGCCCTACCGCCCGAACCGCCGCTGGCGGTTCTGGTAATCGCGCAGCGCCCGCAGGTAGTCCCGGCGGCGGAAGTCCCGCCAGTTCACGTCGGTAAAGTACAGCTCGGAGTAGACGGACTGCCAGATCATGAAATCCGACAGGCGTTCGGCGCCGGTCTTGATGACCAGGTCGGGCTGGACGGGGAAGACCAGCTCCCCCTCGATGGCGGCCTCGTCGATGTCCTCGGGCGCCAGATCGCCGGCTTCGACCTCCTCGGCGAGGCTCTGGACGGCGGCGGCGAACTCGTGTTTGCCGCCGAGGCCGATGCCGACCTGGATCGGCGCCTCGGCCTGTTCGTCGTCCCCGGGGCCGCGGACGGCCAGTTCGCGGGGCGCGTTCACGTCGGCGAGCTCCCGGCGGATGGTGTCGACGACCTCGCTGTCGAGGACGCTGACGTAGACGACGACGCGCTCGGCGCCGAACTCGAAGGCCCACTCGAAGCAGTCCTCCAGCGTCTCGTAGGCGTCGGCCTCGAGCAGGTCCCGCTCGGTGACGATGACCGCGACCGTCTCCGGGAGGGCGGCGTCGCTGTAGCGGATGCGGAGGGCGAGATAGCGGTCGTACAGTCCCACACACCCGCTTTCCCCGGACGCGCCCTAAATCTCACGCTCGACGGCCCCGGTCGAACGCTCGGCAGTCCGCGGTCGAACGCTCGGCGGGTCCGAGCAGGGCCCGTCCGGCGCGACCGAGCGTGTGCCGGACGTGTCACGCGACCGCCAGCGGGCGAAGTGGTTCGGAAACGGTAAGTAGCTCACCGGGGATACCGGACATAGCGTGACAACGACAGTCCGGCGCGCGGGCGCGTTCGCCCTCGTCGGGACGCTGGCGCTCGCCGTCCCGCCGATCGCGAGCCGAACGAGCGCGGCGCTCGCGACCGTCGCCGCGCCCGGCCCGTTCCTCCTCGTCGCCGCGCTGGCGCTGTACGTCGTCGACGAGGGACCGGTCTTCGAGCTGTTCGCCCGGCCGGGCGACCGCCGCGACGGCCGGCTGTACGGGCTCGCCGGCTTCGCGCTGGCCGCCGCGGCCCTGGCGCTGTTGTCCGTGCGGTTCACCCTGCCGATGCCCGTGTTCGTCGGCACCGTCTTCCTGCTCGCGTGGGGTAACCTCGGCGGCCACCTCGTCCGCTCGGTGCGCGACGAGCCGTTCGTCGCCACTGCCGGGTTCGTCCTCGCGGGCTTTCTCGCCGGGACCGTCGGCCAGTACGCCGCCGCCGTCCTGATCGGCGTCCCGACCGAGTGGCCCCTCGTGGCATTCCTCGCCGCCAGCGGCGCCCTGCTCGGCGCGCTCCTGCGAGCGGTCCTCTTCGAGCGCGACGACCCGCTGGTGATGATATCGATCGGCCTGCTGCTGTGGCTGTTCGCCGACCTCCCGCTGTCGATCGACCCGACGGGCGTCGCGATCGCGCTGGCCGTCGCCTTCCTGTTCGGCTACCTCGCCTACGCGCTGGAGACGGCGTCGCTCCCGGGGATGATCACCGGCGTCTTCCTCTGTCTGCAGACGATCGTCCTCGGCGACTTCGGCTGGTTCCTGCTGCTGGTCACCTTCTTCGGCGTCGGCGGCCTCTCGACGAAGTTCCGCTACGAGGAGAAGGAACGCCGCGGCATCGCCGAGGAGAACGAGGGCGCCCGCGGCAGCGGGAACGTCCTCGCCAACTCGCTGGTCGGCCTGTTCGCCGTGCTCGGGTGGTCGGCGAGCCCGACGCTGACGGGGCTGCACCCCGATCTCTTCCTGTTCGCGTTCGCCGGCTCGGTCGCCGCCGCGATGAGCGACACGCTGTCCAGCGAGATCGGCGGCGTCTTCGACAACCCGCGGCTGATCACCACCTTCGAGCGCGTCGAGCCCGGCACCGACGGCGCGGTCACCTGGCAGGGCGAGGTGGCCGGCCTCGCCGGCGCCTGCCTCATCGCGGCCATCGCGGTCGCGGCGTTCGGGCAGGTCGGCGGCGTCGGCGCCGGCATCGTCGTCTTCGGCGGCGTCGTCGGCATGACCGTCGACAGCCTGCTGGGCGCCACCGTCGAGGGCGTGTTTCTGGAGAACGAGGGCGTCAACTTCTTCGCGACGCTCGCGGCCGGGATCGCCGCGGCCGCCGTCGCCGCCGCGGCGCTCCCCATCCCCGTCGCATGAGCGACCGACCCCGCGTCCGCGAGGGCCGGTCCGCGGACCTCCCCGCCCTCCGGGCCATCCAGGCCGCCGTCCTCGCCGAACCCTGGACGGAACTGCTGGCCGTCGCCGCCGACGGACCGCCGGTGCTACTGGTCGCGATACCCCGAGACTCCGGGAGCGCGACCGGCGGGACGGCCACGCCCGTCGGCTACGCGCTCGCGGTCACCGACGGCGACGACGACGCCGGCTACCTCGCCGAGCTCGCGGTCGCGCCCGACCACCAGGGCGAGGGGTACGGGTCGGCGCTGCTGGACGCGCTCGTCGAGCGACTGCGCGCGTCGGGCGTGGAACGGCTCCGCGTGACGGTCCGCGAGGTGGACGAGGACGCGCGCGCGTTCTACCGCGAGCGGGGCTTCGAGCGGGCCGAGCGGCTCCCCGACCACTACGAACGGGGGGACGGGTTCCTGCTGGAGCGGCCGATCGACGGCTGAGAATCGGGCTCCGCCGGAAATACTGATGCCCGCGCGGTCCGGCGCTCAGACCTCGTCGGCGGCGAGCACCCGGACGTTGACCGGCTGTTTGACGAACTCGCCCTCCTCGCGGGCGACGACGAGGTCGACGCCGCGCTGGGCCGCCACGTCGAGGACGCGCTGGGGGAGTTCGCCGTCGAGGACGACCGACGCCGGGACCGTCTCGGCGCCCTCGACGAGGTCGAACGCCTCGTCGGCGTCGCCCTCGGCGATCGTGTCGTACGCGGCGTCGAGGAGCCGCACGCGACCCGTTCCCTCGTCGACGACCGCCTCGACGTGGCTCGCGAGCGTGTCCGGGGGCGACCCGGCCGGCGACTCCACTTCCGATGGCGACGCCTCTTCGGTCGTCCCGTCGCCCGCCTCGGCGGGCGGTTCCTCGGCATCGTTCGTCCCCTCGGTCGCCCCGTCGGCCGTCTCGGCGGCCGACGCCTCGGCGTCTGCCGCCCCGACGGACGGCTTCCCGGCGTCCGCCGTCCCGGGGGCACCGTCCGGCTCGTCACCCCCGGGCTCGCCGTCGGAGTCGGTGCCGGCGGGATCGACGGCGGCGTCGGTACCGGGACCGTCGGCGTTGTCGGTACCGGGACCGTCGGCGGTGTCCGCCCGCGCTCCCGTCTCGTGGGACGGGGGCGCCGCCTCGACGGCGGAGTCGTCGGGGTCCGTCGGCGACTCGGGGTCCGTCGGCGACTCGGGGTCCGTCGGCGACTCGGGGTCCGTCGGCGACTCGGGGTCGGCCGTCCCGGTGTCGCCGTCCGGCGGCGAGGGCTGGGCGGAGCCGTCGGTGGCGGCCAGCCCCGTCGTCTCGTCGGTCGCTCCCTCGGCCATCTCGGACGCGTCGTCGGTCGGGACCGCCTCGAAGGGCACCTTGTCGCGCAGCGCGTCCATGACCGCGCTCCGCGGGAGGTCCTCGACGGACCGGCCGGTCGGGGCGAGCGCGACGTAGTCGATGTCGCCGACCTGCGACAGCTCCTTCAGGATGAGGTCGCCCCCGCGGTCGCCGTCGAGGAACGCCGTCACGGTCCGCTCCTCGGTCAGTTCCGCGACGGCGTCGGGCACGTCGGTCCCCTCGACCGCGATGGCGTTCTTG from Halosimplex halophilum includes:
- a CDS encoding GNAT family N-acetyltransferase produces the protein MSDRPRVREGRSADLPALRAIQAAVLAEPWTELLAVAADGPPVLLVAIPRDSGSATGGTATPVGYALAVTDGDDDAGYLAELAVAPDHQGEGYGSALLDALVERLRASGVERLRVTVREVDEDARAFYRERGFERAERLPDHYERGDGFLLERPIDG
- the dnaG gene encoding DNA primase DnaG → MYDSAKYLIHADIRTSGVVERSDVVGAVFGQTEGLLGDELDLRDLQESGKLGRIDVEIESERGSSFGEVTIASGLDRVETAILAAALESIERVGPSTADVEIRDIEDVRSAKRRRVVERAKELLAEFDATTMSSEDLVEEVRRSVRVEDATEFAGMPAGPRVADSDAVIVVEGRADVLQLLKYGIKNAIAVEGTDVPDAVAELTEERTVTAFLDGDRGGDLILKELSQVGDIDYVALAPTGRSVEDLPRSAVMDALRDKVPFEAVPTDDASEMAEGATDETTGLAATDGSAQPSPPDGDTGTADPESPTDPESPTDPESPTDPESPTDPDDSAVEAAPPSHETGARADTADGPGTDNADGPGTDAAVDPAGTDSDGEPGGDEPDGAPGTADAGKPSVGAADAEASAAETADGATEGTNDAEEPPAEAGDGTTEEASPSEVESPAGSPPDTLASHVEAVVDEGTGRVRLLDAAYDTIAEGDADEAFDLVEGAETVPASVVLDGELPQRVLDVAAQRGVDLVVAREEGEFVKQPVNVRVLAADEV
- a CDS encoding undecaprenyl diphosphate synthase family protein, with the protein product MGLYDRYLALRIRYSDAALPETVAVIVTERDLLEADAYETLEDCFEWAFEFGAERVVVYVSVLDSEVVDTIRRELADVNAPRELAVRGPGDDEQAEAPIQVGIGLGGKHEFAAAVQSLAEEVEAGDLAPEDIDEAAIEGELVFPVQPDLVIKTGAERLSDFMIWQSVYSELYFTDVNWRDFRRRDYLRALRDYQNRQRRFGR
- a CDS encoding inorganic phosphate transporter, producing MVDPLLVVGVLVSMFVAYNIGGSTTGPAFGPAVGADAISKTAAAALMGVFFFVGAWTIGRNVVTKLGTELVTDPAVFTLESSIAVLFFIGVALLVGNVFGVPASTSMTAVGAIAGLAFAGGVLDMAVMGEIVTWWIVSPIIGFWVSLIVGRYFYARLNRLVAMERSEGPLLDVDRSGLVPSVSVHRTTNRRELVGTVTVVAIGCLMAFSSGTSNIANAVAPLVGSDALAMDPAIILGGVAVTIGAFTIARRTLETMGSDITELPLTAAIVVATVSSALVVFLSALGIPASFVIIATVSIIGLGWGRATRPVTVPEAVSAEETPPVTVDALAADEPGEELPPIGEEDSEDIPEPGDLFNPATTARVVLMQNVVPAIATLGAYLTFRFVPVFGF
- a CDS encoding DUF92 domain-containing protein, which codes for MTTTVRRAGAFALVGTLALAVPPIASRTSAALATVAAPGPFLLVAALALYVVDEGPVFELFARPGDRRDGRLYGLAGFALAAAALALLSVRFTLPMPVFVGTVFLLAWGNLGGHLVRSVRDEPFVATAGFVLAGFLAGTVGQYAAAVLIGVPTEWPLVAFLAASGALLGALLRAVLFERDDPLVMISIGLLLWLFADLPLSIDPTGVAIALAVAFLFGYLAYALETASLPGMITGVFLCLQTIVLGDFGWFLLLVTFFGVGGLSTKFRYEEKERRGIAEENEGARGSGNVLANSLVGLFAVLGWSASPTLTGLHPDLFLFAFAGSVAAAMSDTLSSEIGGVFDNPRLITTFERVEPGTDGAVTWQGEVAGLAGACLIAAIAVAAFGQVGGVGAGIVVFGGVVGMTVDSLLGATVEGVFLENEGVNFFATLAAGIAAAAVAAAALPIPVA